Part of the Methanomassiliicoccales archaeon genome, TCGGCTCCAGTGGAAATAGGAGAGATAGAGGGTGTGGAAGTTGCATTTATTCCCAGACATGGAAAGAATCACGAGTTCCCTCCACACGAAGTTCCATACAGGGCAAACATTTGGGCCCTTAAAGAAGTAGGGGTTGAGAGAATCATTGGTATTACTGCGGTTGGTTCTCTTAGAGAAGAATACAAACCGGGAGACATCGTTATAACAGACCAGTTTATAGACTTCACAAAAAAGAGGGACTACACCTTCTACAACGGCCCAAGGGTTGCTCATGTTTCAATGGCAGATCCCTTCTGTCCGGAGATGAGGAAAATCTTCTACGAAACTGCCAGAGAATTAAACATCCCAGTGCACGAAAAAGGGACTTATGTATGTATTGAAGGCCCAAGGTTCTCCACGAGGGCAGAATCGATGATGTTCAGAAACTATGCCCACATAATTGGAATGACCCTTGTGCCGGAGGTAAATCTTGCTAGGGAGCTCGGCATGTGCTACGTCAACATTGCAGCAATTACGGACTACGATGTCTGGGCTGAGAAGCCAGTGGATGCTCAAGAAGTGCTTAAAGTCATGCAGGAAAACAATGAAAAAATTAGGAAGCTCTTAAAGGCAGGAATTCCAAAGATCCCAGAAGAGAGAAAGTGCGGCTGTGCTGATGTTTTAAAGAATGCTTTTGTTTGATTTTTATTATTACTTTTCTGAGTTGTTTTTATTTCCCCCCATTTAATTTGTTTTGTGGTTGGTTGAATACTCCCTAAGTAATTTCTTTCAGAACGCATTGAAAAAAAAAAAAAAAATAGTAACACTATAGTAAAGCGTAAAGCTTAAATATGAATTTTCGTTCATAATTTTGAGGTGGTTCGATGAAGAGGTTTTTGAGCCTCGTGCTGTTGGGGTTAATGCTGGGCTTAGTGGTTAGCCCAGCTTTAGCAAGTGTGGAGGGTGTTCCTGAACAAACACCAACTGTTCAACAAATCCCAACATGTCCATGCTGTTCTGGGAATGTCACAAAGG contains:
- a CDS encoding S-methyl-5'-thioadenosine phosphorylase — its product is MPRIGIIGGSGVYGVFEPKETVKVHTPYGRPSAPVEIGEIEGVEVAFIPRHGKNHEFPPHEVPYRANIWALKEVGVERIIGITAVGSLREEYKPGDIVITDQFIDFTKKRDYTFYNGPRVAHVSMADPFCPEMRKIFYETARELNIPVHEKGTYVCIEGPRFSTRAESMMFRNYAHIIGMTLVPEVNLARELGMCYVNIAAITDYDVWAEKPVDAQEVLKVMQENNEKIRKLLKAGIPKIPEERKCGCADVLKNAFV